One window from the genome of Dermacentor silvarum isolate Dsil-2018 chromosome 5, BIME_Dsil_1.4, whole genome shotgun sequence encodes:
- the LOC119453137 gene encoding SUMO-conjugating enzyme UBC9 — MSGIAIARLSEERKAWRKDHPFGFVARPTKNLDGTLNLLNWECAIPGKQGTPWEGGLYKLRMVFKDDYPSTPPKCKFEPPLFHPNVYPSGTVCLSLLDEEKDWRPAITIKQILLGVQDLLNEPNVKDPAQAEAYTIYCQNALEYEKRIRAQAKQMASSE, encoded by the exons ATGTCTGGAATTGCGATCGCTCGACTCTCGGAAGAGCGGAAAGCCTGGAGGAAAGACCACCCTTTT GGGTTCGTTGCGCGACCAACAAAGAACTTGGACGGCACATTAAATCTACTCAATTGGGAGTGTGCCATCCCAGGGAAACAAGGG ACACCCTGGGAAGGCGGCCTATACAAGCTGCGCATGGTCTTCAAGGATGACTACCCATCGACGCCACCCAAGTGCAAGTTCGAGCCGCCTCTTTTCCACCCCAACGTGTACCCGTCGGGTACAGTGTGTCTGTCGTTGCTTGACGAGGAGAAGGACTGGAGACCTGCCATCACCATAAAGCAGATCCTGTTGGGCGTGCAAGACCTGCTCAATGAGCCCAATGTCAAGGACCCGGCTCAGGCGGAGGCGTACACCATCTATTG CCAAAACGCTCTGGAGTACGAGAAGCGCATCCGAGCACAAGCGAAACAGATGGCATCATCAGAgtga